Genomic DNA from Setaria italica strain Yugu1 chromosome V, Setaria_italica_v2.0, whole genome shotgun sequence:
ACTAGTGACATCTTTTCACAAGGTGGAGATGAGACATCAGAAATAAAGCTATCAAACACTGGCCACCATACAAGAagggggaaaaggaaaaggaaaagggaaaggaaaaTTAATTGTCCACTCCAACTGCCACATCAAACGTACCTTAGCTTGCCATTCGGTTGACTGCGCACCACTAAATCTGAAATCACTACCAGTACTCACACATGGTTTGATTGCCGTATCTGTAATGCGCACGTTGGACAAAGTTGCTAATCTTCCAGGTTCTCCTGTTTTATCATTAGGCGCTGAAGCTCCACATGTTTCAGCacctgaagaaaaagaaaatcaaggCCTTTTGTCATATAAAACGTAACTGAACGATTCACTTTGATCAATAAATGAATTACAAAATAACAATAAAGAATTCCGGATTGCCTGACTGAAAAATACGACTGCCATGCATGTAAGACTATGTTTGATGATGATATAAAGGAGTAAATCAGTAGAGTACCTGATGTAGTCCTATCATCCAAGCTCCTTTTCTTGGGTGTTCCACTCATCTATACAATGAAAAAAAGATGCTTACACCATCAATATTTGCTCTCTAACTCAGAACATCATCACATGAAACATGGTTGACCACAGAACAGTACCTTATGGTTGTTTCTATCACTGGATCCTTCTAGGCTGTAATCCCCACTGCATTGGGAGCAGCAGATAGAAATGAACTCAGTTTCAGATAATGaatatgaaagaaaagttcACTTGCTATTCATAggaaaatatttagaaatatCATTTAACCACCTTGTTTTTTCACTGTTACCACTGCCACTCGACACAGCAGTTCCATCAATTTCCTTCAGTTTCTTATTCGAACTGTTGTCCTTGCTGTTCACAGACTTTGCTGGCTCTGCACTCAATGGGTTTACCATCTTGACACAACAAGAGATAAAACAATCAACAAAAGTAAAGAATAAGAAGGTAATACTTAAGTTTGATGACTAGATATAGGTGCACTGCAACTCCATACTTACTAGGGGCATGAAGGGATGCAGGAAACCACCAGCATGAGGATATATTGCACCATATGGTTTTCCAAATGAGGCTGGTGGCATATTCTGCAAAGGAcgctgggaaaggttagggttCTATAATATATCAAGATGTATATATAGCACCTGATGAATCAAGATTTATCTTAAAATACCTGTGGACCCCACATATAAGGTGGAGGGACATGACCAGATGCTATTCCAGGGCTAAAGAATGTTGGTGGGAAGACCCCTGGGCCATAATATGCCTGCACAGATGGTTCCATGGTTTAATCAGTTGCTCAGTAAGGAAGGAAAACTTATTTTCAACAATAAGAGCACACAGTCAATTGTAGGGCAGTTAACCTGCATAGTCGACCAATCAAGGCATGGATACATAGCTGGTTgatcctgcaaaacaatcaGCAATTATTTAGACACCAAAACTTTAAGTGAGCCACCCCTTGTAGCTGGAGAAGTTCATTGAGAACATTATGCTTGATTGCTGTCGCATGTAAAACCTCCAAACTCCTTTGTGACTATGTAACACTGACACAGAAAAGAAAGAACATATAGCTACAAGACCAACCCTTGATATGATATTTACTACTAATAAATCTTTAGTGATACTTTTTTCTCATTTGCAGTCAATTCCCAACTTTATACATTAGATCGTTCTTTAGCCTTGTATAGGTTGCAAAATCAGTGCGAAATGCAACGATTAAACTATATTTGTATTTACCTTGGGTGGTGATGGTGCTTTTACTGAATTCTGAGTAACTACAGCTTCATCATGCCCCATGTTTGTTTTCTGTGAATAGCCTGCACATAATATGATATAAATGTGAGGTTATTTAAGAATATATCGTTTGAACAAATAAAAACCTCCAAAATTGATGCTTCATCATTCAATTAATAGTAATTCTCAGTAATCATGCATTTTTAGTTGTGATCTTCGCTCGATTATCCAACACATCGTTCCAGCTCAAAGTTCATTAAAAGAACCTACCTGTTACAGTAGCTTATCATATCGTGTCCATAATGGTTATATATGAACATATCAGAAATACACAATTAGTAGTTCATGTAACTTGTAGGTCCATGCATATCCCTGGTCCTTCCAGGTCAATCATCTTTGGAGTATGTGCAGGAGAATCACAGTTGTAAAATGTAACTGTATCCATTGGAGATTTGATCAGAATGATCCAGATGGCGGGGAACGTTTCAATCTACATGGTCACATGGATTCAAATCAGCCTGGGTGCCTGCCTCCAGATTTAGTGAAGGCTAGAGCTCTTGGACAATTTCCGCAAAACACAAATCATGTGTCCATGCTTTAATCAAAATGATCTACTTTTACGGGTGTAAGGCAAAAGGGGAAGAAATAGCCTAGATCATTAATTTAGCTCCCTGTTTACACCTGGACTCTGAAAATCCTTTTTACCCACTTCTCTGCAACACATGAAAACGAAAACAGAGCAACCAAGTATGATCTATATTCTATCAGATATTTTTACCTTGCACTTTTCACTATGACAGGACTCCTGAACAGTGGTAGAGGTTGACAAAGCCGTCCTACTACCGAGCTTTCGGTTGAGAAATCACATCTTTGCTCATGCTGTCGTCTAAGGTAGGGACAGAAAAAAACGCGAGGGTGGAAGTAACATCGGTTTGTTTCATCAGGCTGACAGGCTGAAGCGGCATCCTCTTAAAAAGGCTGAGCTACTGATACGAGTGCGCCAACTAATCGAACCATCGAAGACAACGACGACCAACATGCAAATCCTACACGCATCCACGCAAAATCCAGTGAAGAGCTGACTAGATCCGCCGAAAGTTTCATCTGTCCGACGCATAGTAGGCGAGATGACGCCGTGAGACGACAAGGGTAGCTCGTAtggacatctttttttttttaacaagtgACATCGTTTCACATGCTTACATATAGCCATATACGAGTAATAGCTAACTTCCTGCCTGTCCggattaaaaataaaattagagATGCATGCTTGGTACGTATCGACACGCGATTTATCACAAGGATTTTGAaccaaaggaaaagagaaacagAAGGGAGAGGCGAATCATCTACTCCCCTAGCCCCTAGGCACCATCTCCTCACCGGCGAGCCGGCCAAGCCGAAGCATGTGGTGCAGTAGTAGAAGCACCAATACATGCTGCAACGCCACGACTACGCTTAGCCGCTTACGCTACAGGATCCGGACGTAACGCAGCGAAATTTCAGGGAACAAAGCCAGCGGCGGCGTGCTAGAGCATCCGCGACGCCAAGGTTGCAGCCGGCAGCTCCCATGGGCGGAGCGGCGGAGACAGCTGGACAGCGCATTGCGTGATAAAACGACTGAAGGTGCAGAGACGAGGTGGATCGAGCGTACCTGGACCGGTGGCCTCGCCGGGACGGTGTTGATGCCTCACGAGGATCGGCGGACGAGCCGGCGGGGGGAATTATGCGCCGCCGCGGGAGCCGGGGCTCGGAACTTCGGAAGGGAGAGGCAGCGAGCGAGGCGAGGTGAGGAGAAGAGGGGATGCGTATGCGTGCGGACGGGGGAGCGGGGGGCGTTTGATTTGAGACGGGAGAGCAGGcgagggagaggcggcggcgggggaagaAGGCTGGAAGGGTGACTAGTCGCGAAAGGGGTTGCCACGTCACGGGGGCACGTGTCGGCGGCCTATACCTGGGGAGCGCGTGGCGGGCAGTTTGGCTGTAGGGCACATCGGGTGGTGCGCACGTCCGCATCGACCTTTGTGTTCCCGAGTTACTGGAGTGTCACGGTGAAAACAATTCGTGTAGAGATCGTATTGGTAAGCGTATTTTCCACAGTTCAAGTTTCACGGTATCCCTTCTGCACGTTTCCTGTGCTAATGACCTGTGGGCCCGTCCGGCACTAATGACGGGCAGTTCGAGCTGTTGGACGggaagtggtggtggtggtggtggagtcgCCGAGTCGGGCACGGATGCAACGCAACGCGAGCTGCGTGGACCGGGTGGGTGAGCTGTGCGTCCGTGCCTGTACAGCCGGACCACGGGTGTGTGCGAGTGCGCGGGTTTTGTTTAGCTCCTCCCTCTCCGCGTCACGCCCCGCCGCGTGTCGCGCGCGCACGTGTCGGCTCGGGAGCCGCTCTACGCGTCCCGGCGGTTGCCTCCTTCGAGGGCCAGCTGGGTATCCCAGTCATGTGGGTGACGTGGTGGCTGCCGCCCTCGCGGGCCCCGCCGGGGCCGCAGGCCCGAGGGAGGAAGCTTCTCCACTCAGTACACGCACGCAGGAAAGCCCCGGCGCCGTGGCACCCCTGCCGCCGCTTTATTAGCGCCTGCGGATTTGGCATAAAGCTGACGCGTGGCCTGTTTACTTGCTTAAGATGATGGCACTAAAGCTGTCGAAACCTGAGGACAGAGGTAGGATGACTGGGGAGCACGACGTCGTTTGATTATAATCCATTAATCCATACTTGTGCGTTTAGCAGTAACCAATGAATAACTCTGCCAAAATATGTGACGTATCGCTGGCCCAAgccggccccgtcgccgctTGCAGGAGTTCCAAAAGGTCGATCGCTCAGCTCGTGTCATGGTCTCATGGAGTTTACTGGGGTCCGGGGTGTGATTGTTTCTGTCACGTTCACGTAAGATGGAGAAGTCAAGAGCTACTCCTGCTCCGGCTATCGGTCACCCACCCTATAATTCAAGGGCATAAAATGTACGGACCGCCACGGAGTAGATCGTCGACCGTAAGCAAAGCGTGGAATGTGTTGCTGCTCCAGTGCTCCACGTAAAGGAACACGACGAGACGTGGGCATCGAGGTTGCCGCGCGCCGGTGGCCATGTCCGTGCCCGTGCTCGCCCACGCGAGCTTTGCGTCGCGATCGGGCGCGGCTCTGccttaccgccgccgccacgtagCTCGCCACCCACATGCGTACGTGCTGCCTGTGGgtcccggggggggggggggggggggggggcgtccCGGAAATGTGGAGAGAGCCAATGGCAAGGTGCGCCAGCTCACGGGCATCCACGTTTCCCACGCAACTGGCCCCACCGAGCCACGGGCAGGGATTGGTGGGGGACCgcttgctctctctctctcttcggcGGGCCCATCCATCCAGCATGATATGATCTGTGGTGGCAGACATGCAGTAGCTCCACGTTTTTCTTCATCAACCTTGCTCCAGTGTAGTAGTGTTTTCCAATCGAAGCGCCGTGTGGAGAACCGTGCGATCTGGGTAGAACGGTTCGGATCACCTTCGGCCACCAACTTTGTCGGGGGGTAATGGATCAATAATTTGCGGGCTTGCAGACCATGGGCTGGGCCAGAGAACAATATGGGCTGCTCCGTGGGCTGTGCCTGGACTGGCCCAGCTtaagtcatttttttttcatatactGGCTTAAGTCAGGTTTGAGCTAGGTCAACCATCATCCTTCATTTGTTATACTTTGTTCTGAAGCTTCTCAACAACGTGCATCTTCACTCTAAGTCTCTAACTGTATTTTTTCTTGTGAAAAATTCGAGTTTCACTGTCGACAAACGTATATATGAAACTTTTAAAACGGTGAAACTTGTGAGGTTTTCTACTTTATGTCTTTGGAAGAGAAGTACGAGAAATAGTGCCTTGACACGTGGTGCACCTCATTATTAAAAGAAAAATCTCTAGTGCCAACTCTTCCCTGATCGGCAAAATAGTGTTGCAATGCTTTTTTTACAGAACAATATCAATATAAACCATATACCTACTTCTGCAAATAAATGATGCCCAAGCATAAAATTTTTTGTATGCAAACAGAGATAATCCTCTGATCGGAAACGTCATATATTTCCTGACTGAAGGGAGTATGTGTTTTGAATGGCTGTTTTGTTATGCAATACACCATTTCGAAGGATATTTCCATTAGTTAGTTTAATCGATGAGTACACGCCTTCAAACTGTGAAGAATTTTTCAAGTTAATATGAACTCCCTCGGTtcgaaattatatatatagattGTTTTGAcgtttctagattcatagcttttgcgATGCATTTATAAATAtactatgtctaaatacataataaaagttatgaatttaaaatgctaaaacgatctataattttggggatggatggagtatctTCTAAGCTTCATATATCATATATGATAGAACTCATTTAAGTTGGCTATTTTAACGTGGAGAACTTTGTCGATCGTAGAGAACATCACGGAAGCATGTCTTTGTGTAGTTAGGACATCGAATGCCCACCTCCCGGTTAAAAGTAAAGTAGTAATCAGTTTTGTTGCACCTGACTCATTTTGACTATATATGCATACCCTtttaaccagatactt
This window encodes:
- the LOC101779496 gene encoding G-box-binding factor 3, with protein sequence MGHDEAVVTQNSVKAPSPPKDQPAMYPCLDWSTMQAYYGPGVFPPTFFSPGIASGHVPPPYMWGPQNMPPASFGKPYGAIYPHAGGFLHPFMPLMVNPLSAEPAKSVNSKDNSSNKKLKEIDGTAVSSGSGNSEKTSGDYSLEGSSDRNNHKMSGTPKKRSLDDRTTSGAETCGASAPNDKTGEPGRLATLSNVRITDTAIKPCVSTGSDFRFSGAQSTEWQAKDDKESKRERRKQSNRESARRSRLRKQAETEELARKVELLTAENASLRSEISKVAESSQKLRMENSSLMEKLADSASEEEQEAAADQQTAAAPPPARVVKNFLSMMDGAGASRGGGGGRRMEHGAPRLRQLLGSGPLAADAVAAS